Proteins from a genomic interval of Streptomyces sp. NBC_01445:
- a CDS encoding N-acetylmuramoyl-L-alanine amidase, producing the protein MGAQGKSRQKSGGRAKRDGDRGVSRRTLLIGGAATAVGVGLLARSDLAHMWWQMPGVDKPRKAGEVDFRGAEWVAAAAANWRRADRPADYTIDRVIIHVTQGSYQGTLKVFKDPWHGAAAHYVVRKDGHIAQMIRELDVAFHAGNKEFNERSVGIEHEGFVDRPADFTDAMYASSARLTAGICRRYGIPVDRRHIIGHVEVPGTDHTDPGPHWDWDRYMGLVKRAHEEGRTAKA; encoded by the coding sequence GTGGGAGCACAGGGGAAGTCGCGGCAAAAGTCCGGGGGCCGCGCGAAGCGCGACGGTGACCGGGGGGTCAGCCGGCGGACGCTGCTGATCGGAGGCGCGGCGACAGCCGTCGGCGTGGGCCTGCTCGCCCGCAGCGACCTGGCGCACATGTGGTGGCAGATGCCCGGCGTCGACAAGCCGCGCAAGGCCGGCGAGGTCGACTTCAGGGGCGCGGAGTGGGTGGCCGCTGCGGCGGCGAACTGGCGGCGGGCGGACCGCCCCGCCGACTACACGATCGACCGCGTGATCATCCATGTCACACAGGGCAGCTACCAGGGGACGCTGAAGGTCTTCAAGGACCCGTGGCACGGGGCGGCCGCGCACTACGTGGTGCGCAAGGACGGCCACATAGCGCAGATGATCCGCGAGCTGGACGTGGCGTTCCACGCGGGGAACAAGGAATTCAACGAGCGCAGTGTGGGGATCGAGCACGAGGGGTTCGTGGACCGCCCGGCCGACTTCACGGACGCCATGTACGCGTCCTCCGCGCGGCTCACCGCCGGGATATGCAGGCGCTACGGGATACCCGTCGACCGGCGGCACATCATCGGGCACGTCGAGGTGCCGGGCACGGACCACACCGATCCGGGCCCGCACTGGGACTGGGACCGGTACATGGGCCTGGTGAAGCGCGCCCATGAAGAGGGGCGCACGGCCAAGGCGTAA
- a CDS encoding cysteine desulfurase family protein: MAYLDHAATTPMLPEAVEVMTAQLALTGNASSLHAAGRRARRTVEESRETLAESLGARPSEVVFTSGGTEADNLAVKGLYWSRRDADPARTRVLASPVEHHAVLDAVHWLGEHEGATVEYLPVDAYGRVHPDALREAIARNPDDVALATVMWANNEIGTIQPVRELADVAAEFGVPLHADAVQAFGQIPVDFAASGLAAMTVSGHKIGGPYGIGALLLGREYTPVPVLHGGGQERHVRSGTLDVPAVAAFAVAGRLAAEQREWFAREIGGLRDGLVDAVRAAVPEAILGGDPAPGGRLPANAHFTFPGCEGDSLLLLLDAQGIECSTGSACTAGVAQPSHVLLATGTDPDLARGTLRFSLGHTSTEADVAAVADAIGPAVERARTAGLS; the protein is encoded by the coding sequence ATGGCTTACCTCGACCACGCCGCGACCACTCCGATGCTCCCGGAGGCCGTCGAGGTGATGACCGCCCAGCTCGCCCTCACCGGCAACGCGTCCTCGCTGCACGCAGCAGGCCGGCGCGCCCGACGCACCGTCGAGGAGTCCCGCGAGACCCTCGCCGAATCCCTCGGCGCCCGCCCCAGTGAGGTCGTCTTCACCTCGGGCGGCACCGAGGCCGACAACCTCGCGGTGAAGGGCCTGTACTGGTCCCGCCGCGACGCGGACCCCGCCCGCACCCGCGTCCTCGCCAGCCCCGTCGAACACCACGCCGTCCTCGACGCCGTGCACTGGCTCGGCGAACACGAGGGCGCCACCGTCGAATACCTGCCCGTCGACGCGTACGGGCGCGTGCACCCGGACGCCCTGCGCGAGGCGATCGCCCGCAACCCCGACGACGTGGCCCTCGCCACCGTCATGTGGGCGAACAACGAGATCGGCACGATCCAGCCCGTACGTGAACTCGCCGACGTGGCCGCCGAGTTCGGCGTCCCGCTGCACGCCGACGCCGTCCAGGCCTTCGGTCAGATCCCCGTCGACTTCGCCGCGTCCGGCCTCGCCGCGATGACCGTCTCCGGCCACAAGATCGGCGGCCCGTACGGCATCGGGGCGCTCCTCCTGGGCCGCGAGTACACCCCCGTACCCGTGCTCCACGGCGGCGGTCAGGAGCGGCATGTGCGCTCCGGGACGCTCGACGTGCCGGCCGTCGCCGCCTTCGCCGTCGCCGGACGGCTCGCCGCCGAACAGCGTGAGTGGTTCGCCCGCGAGATCGGCGGACTGCGCGACGGCCTGGTCGACGCCGTGCGCGCGGCCGTCCCCGAGGCGATCCTCGGCGGCGACCCGGCCCCCGGCGGCCGGCTGCCCGCCAACGCCCACTTCACCTTCCCCGGGTGCGAGGGCGACTCCCTGCTGCTGCTCCTGGACGCGCAGGGCATCGAGTGCTCCACCGGCTCCGCGTGCACGGCCGGTGTGGCGCAGCCAAGCCACGTACTGCTGGCCACCGGCACGGACCCGGACCTGGCCCGCGGCACCCTGCGCTTCTCCCTCGGCCACACGTCGACGGAGGCGGACGTGGCAGCGGTGGCGGACGCGATCGGACCGGCGGTGGAGCGGGCCAGGACGGCCGGGCTGAGCTGA
- a CDS encoding TetR family transcriptional regulator, whose protein sequence is MSHTLGIRQAQKQKTRQALLDAALELLEDQSLSSLGLREVTRAVGVAPTAFYRHFDSTAELGVALVEEALGSLHETITTMLTTTGSNEERLGRTVELIARLVRTHPSHVRFIARERHGGVQRVRDAIGGQLARFAEEVAEGLAADPVSAGWSQDDLRMLAWHYVEHMVMTASVFLETPPERMDAAIDVATRQLRLVNLGRAHWLD, encoded by the coding sequence ATGAGTCACACTCTCGGCATCCGGCAGGCCCAGAAGCAGAAGACCCGACAGGCGCTGCTCGACGCGGCGTTGGAGCTGCTCGAGGACCAGAGCCTGTCGAGCCTGGGGCTGCGCGAGGTCACCCGGGCCGTCGGGGTCGCGCCGACCGCGTTCTACCGGCACTTCGACTCGACGGCCGAGCTCGGCGTCGCGCTCGTCGAGGAGGCGCTCGGCAGCCTGCACGAGACGATCACCACGATGCTGACCACGACGGGCAGCAACGAGGAACGCCTGGGTCGGACCGTCGAGTTGATCGCCCGTCTGGTCCGCACGCACCCCTCCCACGTGCGCTTCATCGCGCGTGAGCGGCACGGCGGCGTCCAGCGCGTGCGGGACGCCATCGGCGGGCAGCTCGCGCGGTTCGCCGAGGAGGTGGCCGAGGGTCTTGCCGCGGACCCGGTGTCCGCCGGCTGGAGCCAGGACGACCTGCGGATGCTGGCGTGGCACTACGTCGAGCACATGGTGATGACCGCGTCCGTCTTCCTGGAGACCCCGCCGGAGCGCATGGACGCGGCGATCGACGTCGCCACACGGCAGTTGCGCCTCGTCAACCTCGGCAGGGCGCACTGGCTGGACTGA
- a CDS encoding alpha/beta fold hydrolase: MTADWNLDRSCASSSGDVAWAALGPADAPPVVLVHGTPFSSYVWRGPARALATRHRVYVWDLPGYGASAKHDGQDVTLAAHARVLTELLGHWGLDRPGAEPAVVAHDFGGCVALRARLLHGARYERLALVDPVALAPWGSPTYRHLGAHADVFAQLPPALHEALVREYIRSASHQGLHPATLDRLVAPWCTPEGQPAFYRQIEQNDQRFTDEIQGRYGELDLPVLICWGTEDTWIPVARGHELAKLIPGAELRLIEGAGHLVQEDAPAELTGAVKEFLWADRTRR; the protein is encoded by the coding sequence ATGACCGCCGACTGGAATCTCGACCGCTCCTGTGCCAGTTCGTCCGGCGACGTCGCCTGGGCCGCGCTCGGCCCGGCGGACGCGCCGCCGGTCGTCCTCGTCCACGGCACGCCCTTCTCCTCGTACGTCTGGCGCGGCCCGGCCCGCGCGCTCGCCACGCGGCATCGCGTCTACGTATGGGATCTGCCCGGGTACGGCGCCTCGGCGAAGCACGACGGGCAGGACGTCACCCTCGCCGCCCACGCCCGCGTCCTGACCGAGCTGCTCGGGCACTGGGGCCTGGACCGGCCCGGCGCCGAACCCGCCGTCGTCGCCCATGACTTCGGCGGCTGCGTCGCCCTGCGCGCCCGGCTGCTGCACGGCGCGCGCTACGAGCGGCTCGCACTGGTCGACCCGGTGGCGCTCGCTCCATGGGGCTCCCCCACGTACCGCCATCTCGGCGCGCACGCCGACGTGTTCGCCCAGCTCCCGCCGGCGCTGCACGAGGCGCTCGTGCGCGAGTACATCAGGTCGGCGAGCCACCAGGGCCTGCACCCGGCCACCCTCGACCGACTGGTCGCCCCCTGGTGCACTCCGGAGGGGCAGCCCGCGTTCTACCGTCAGATCGAGCAGAACGACCAGCGCTTCACCGACGAGATCCAGGGCCGGTACGGGGAGTTGGACCTTCCTGTGCTGATCTGCTGGGGCACGGAGGACACCTGGATCCCGGTCGCGCGCGGGCACGAGCTGGCGAAGCTGATCCCCGGTGCCGAACTGCGGCTGATCGAGGGCGCGGGGCATCTCGTACAGGAAGACGCGCCGGCCGAACTGACCGGCGCCGTCAAGGAGTTCCTGTGGGCGGACCGTACACGGCGGTGA
- a CDS encoding thioesterase family protein, producing MAQVSSAAQAVIGDSEFDRDTAVTRREPGVYDIDLSAGWTIISAVNGGYLLAVLGRALGDALPHSDPFTISAHYLTASRPGPAVIRTDVVRTGRTLSTGQASLFQYDDEGAEVERIRVLASYGDLDALPDDVRTTAKPPHFPPVEQCFGAQDGPTPIKGSSAITERLALKLDPATLGWAIGSPSGKGEMRAWFGLADGRDADPLSLLLAVDALPPTAFEMGLTGWVPTVELTVHVRCRPAPGPLRVSITTRNLAGGFLEEDAEVWDSEDRLVAQSRQLARAKLS from the coding sequence ATGGCACAGGTATCGTCCGCCGCGCAGGCGGTCATCGGCGACAGCGAGTTCGACCGCGACACCGCGGTCACCCGGCGCGAGCCCGGTGTGTACGACATCGACCTCTCGGCCGGCTGGACGATCATCAGTGCCGTCAACGGCGGCTACCTGCTCGCCGTGCTCGGCCGCGCCCTCGGCGACGCGCTGCCGCACAGCGACCCGTTCACCATCTCCGCGCACTACCTGACCGCGTCCAGGCCCGGCCCCGCCGTGATCAGGACCGACGTCGTACGCACCGGCCGCACCCTCTCCACCGGCCAGGCCTCCCTCTTCCAGTACGACGACGAGGGCGCCGAGGTCGAGCGGATCCGCGTTCTCGCCTCCTACGGTGACCTCGACGCGCTCCCGGACGACGTCCGTACCACCGCGAAGCCCCCGCACTTCCCGCCGGTCGAGCAGTGCTTCGGCGCGCAGGACGGCCCCACGCCGATCAAGGGCAGCTCCGCCATCACCGAGCGGCTCGCCCTCAAGCTCGACCCGGCCACGCTCGGCTGGGCGATCGGTTCGCCCTCCGGCAAGGGCGAGATGCGGGCCTGGTTCGGCCTCGCGGACGGGCGTGACGCGGACCCGCTCTCCCTGCTCCTCGCGGTGGACGCGCTGCCGCCGACCGCGTTCGAGATGGGCCTGACCGGCTGGGTCCCGACGGTCGAACTGACCGTCCACGTCCGCTGCCGCCCCGCCCCCGGCCCTCTGCGCGTCTCCATCACCACCCGCAATCTCGCGGGCGGTTTCCTGGAGGAGGACGCCGAGGTCTGGGACAGCGAGGACCGCCTGGTGGCCCAGTCCCGGCAGCTCGCGCGCGCGAAGCTGAGCTGA
- a CDS encoding trimeric intracellular cation channel family protein, producing the protein MLLELFTPSVQHWLDLIGIFVFAISGALLAVRKNFDVFGIAVLAEVTALGGGLFRDVIIGAVPPAAFTDLGYFLTPLVAAGLVFFLHPEVERTQVAVNIFDAAGLGLFCVTGTVKAYDYGLGLTASVALGLTTAVGGGVLRDIIANEVPSLVRWDRDLYAVPAIVGSTIIVLCIRFDVLSAFSSGAAVITAFVLRLLAMRYHWRAPRAWHRRSSATEVPEETP; encoded by the coding sequence GTGCTTCTGGAACTCTTCACCCCCTCCGTCCAGCATTGGCTGGACCTCATCGGGATCTTCGTCTTCGCGATCTCCGGCGCTCTCCTCGCGGTCCGCAAGAACTTCGATGTCTTCGGCATCGCCGTTCTCGCCGAGGTCACCGCGCTGGGCGGGGGGCTGTTCCGCGACGTGATCATCGGCGCCGTCCCGCCGGCCGCGTTCACCGACCTCGGTTACTTCCTGACCCCGCTGGTCGCCGCGGGCCTCGTGTTCTTCCTGCACCCCGAGGTGGAGCGCACCCAGGTCGCGGTGAACATCTTCGACGCGGCCGGCCTCGGCCTGTTCTGCGTCACCGGCACGGTCAAGGCGTACGACTACGGGCTCGGGCTCACGGCCTCCGTGGCGCTCGGCCTCACGACCGCCGTGGGCGGCGGTGTGCTGCGCGACATCATCGCCAACGAGGTCCCGTCCCTGGTCCGCTGGGACCGTGACCTCTACGCGGTACCGGCGATCGTCGGGTCGACGATCATCGTCCTGTGCATCCGCTTCGACGTGCTGTCCGCGTTCAGCAGCGGCGCCGCGGTCATCACGGCGTTCGTGCTGCGGCTGCTCGCGATGCGCTATCACTGGCGGGCGCCGCGGGCCTGGCACCGCAGGTCGTCGGCGACGGAGGTGCCGGAGGAGACGCCCTGA
- a CDS encoding M1 family metallopeptidase, with protein sequence MALSRSARLAAVATAAASFCLIAAAPAPTPGSDGIGDPYFPQLGNGGFDATHYDLNVAYDPATDRLDGVTTVTARATQNLSSFDLDLQKLTVTSVEVNGRRAHFTRSGDEIRVTPRDAIRDHRTFSVTVTYGGVPEALNGPIVFGSDYGWMKTDDGVFVACEPNAASTWFPSSDHPSDKATYDIRIKAPKGLTGVSNGRLVDTYDVRGGQTVHHWRESRPMATYLATASIGKFDVKTGRTPSGIPIYVAIDPVLKNSNNVDVYGVTAEVTDYWSQVFGPYPFEETGAVVDDMPEAGFSLETQSKPSYSAVRSEGTIVHELAHQWFGDSVSVRQWKDIWLNEGFASYGPWLWNEHKGRTTAHDSFLAAYNSVPATSSFWQSVIADPQRDTMFNSAVYNRGAMTLQVLRERIGDKDFFKLLRTWTSTHRYGNAQTADFIRLAEKVSGQDLDGLFQTWLYTKGKPAL encoded by the coding sequence ATGGCACTCTCCCGTTCGGCACGTCTGGCGGCGGTCGCGACAGCGGCCGCCTCGTTCTGTCTGATCGCCGCGGCCCCGGCCCCCACCCCCGGCTCGGACGGCATCGGCGACCCGTACTTCCCGCAGCTCGGCAACGGCGGCTTCGACGCCACCCACTACGACCTGAACGTGGCCTACGACCCCGCGACCGACCGCCTCGACGGCGTCACCACCGTCACCGCGCGCGCCACCCAGAACCTCTCCTCCTTCGACCTGGACCTCCAGAAGCTGACCGTCACCTCGGTCGAAGTGAACGGCAGACGCGCCCACTTCACGCGCTCCGGCGACGAGATACGCGTCACCCCGCGCGACGCGATCCGCGACCACCGCACCTTCTCCGTCACGGTCACCTACGGCGGCGTCCCGGAGGCGCTCAACGGCCCCATCGTCTTCGGCTCCGACTACGGCTGGATGAAGACCGACGACGGCGTCTTCGTCGCCTGCGAACCCAACGCCGCCTCCACCTGGTTCCCCTCCAGCGACCACCCCTCCGACAAGGCGACGTACGACATCCGCATCAAGGCGCCCAAGGGCCTGACGGGTGTCTCCAACGGCCGGCTCGTCGACACGTACGACGTCCGGGGCGGGCAGACCGTGCACCACTGGCGCGAGTCCCGGCCGATGGCGACCTACCTCGCGACCGCCTCCATAGGGAAGTTCGACGTCAAGACCGGCAGGACCCCTTCGGGCATTCCGATCTACGTAGCCATCGACCCGGTCCTGAAGAACAGCAACAACGTCGATGTGTACGGCGTCACGGCCGAGGTCACCGACTACTGGTCGCAGGTGTTCGGCCCCTACCCGTTCGAGGAGACCGGCGCCGTCGTCGACGACATGCCGGAGGCGGGCTTCTCACTGGAGACCCAGTCCAAGCCGAGCTACTCCGCAGTCCGCTCCGAGGGCACGATCGTGCACGAGCTGGCCCACCAGTGGTTCGGAGACTCCGTCTCGGTGCGCCAGTGGAAGGACATCTGGCTCAACGAGGGCTTCGCGAGCTACGGGCCCTGGCTGTGGAACGAGCACAAGGGGCGTACCACCGCCCACGACTCCTTCCTCGCCGCCTACAACTCCGTCCCCGCCACCTCGTCCTTCTGGCAGAGCGTCATCGCCGACCCGCAGCGCGACACCATGTTCAACAGCGCCGTCTACAACCGCGGCGCGATGACACTCCAGGTCCTTCGCGAGCGCATCGGCGACAAGGACTTCTTCAAGCTCCTTCGCACCTGGACCTCCACACACCGCTATGGCAACGCGCAGACCGCCGACTTCATCCGCCTCGCCGAGAAGGTCTCCGGGCAGGACCTCGACGGGCTCTTCCAGACGTGGCTCTACACGAAGGGCAAGCCCGCGCTGTAG
- a CDS encoding ABC transporter ATP-binding protein: MSETKKEDAGDAAAATKAATVPAQAASPEDREVLLKVESLVKHFPIKKGLLQRQVAAVKAVDGIDFEVRKGETLGVVGESGCGKSTMGRVITKLIEPTGGKIEFEGQDITRLGTRGMRPLRRDIQMIFQDPYGSLNPRHTIGSIVSAPFRLQGVEPEGGVKKEVQRLLELVGLSPEHFNRYPHEFSGGQRQRIGIARALALKPKLVVADEPVSALDVSIQAQVVNLMDDLQSELGLTYVIIAHDLSVVRHVSDRIAVMYLGKIVELADRTSLYEAPMHPYTKALMSAVPVPDPKRRGAKSERILLKGDVPSPISPPSGCRFHTRCWKATEICKTAEPPLIQLAPGRQVACHHPENAEDQAPDDTKLLAVAREAIEVVTLARTEADDADDVSEVSAKAAAEKPAEKPAADSVEEPAEESADTPEAASDAGDDSDVQPSDDAGDADGTDDVQESSGS; encoded by the coding sequence GTGAGCGAGACGAAGAAGGAAGACGCAGGGGACGCAGCGGCGGCCACCAAGGCGGCCACGGTTCCCGCGCAGGCGGCGTCCCCCGAGGACCGCGAGGTGCTGCTCAAGGTCGAGAGCCTGGTCAAGCACTTCCCGATCAAGAAGGGGCTCCTCCAGCGGCAGGTCGCCGCGGTGAAGGCCGTCGACGGGATCGACTTCGAGGTCCGCAAGGGCGAGACCCTGGGCGTCGTCGGCGAGTCCGGCTGCGGCAAGTCGACCATGGGCCGGGTCATCACGAAGCTGATCGAACCCACCGGCGGCAAGATCGAGTTCGAGGGCCAGGACATCACGCGCCTCGGCACGCGGGGCATGCGCCCGCTGCGCCGCGACATCCAGATGATCTTCCAGGACCCGTACGGCTCCCTGAACCCCCGGCACACCATCGGCTCGATCGTCTCGGCGCCGTTCCGGCTCCAGGGCGTGGAGCCCGAGGGCGGGGTGAAGAAGGAGGTCCAGCGCCTCCTGGAGCTGGTGGGCCTCAGCCCGGAGCACTTCAACCGCTACCCGCACGAGTTCTCCGGCGGCCAGCGCCAGCGCATCGGCATCGCCCGCGCGCTCGCGCTCAAGCCGAAGCTGGTCGTGGCGGACGAGCCGGTCTCCGCGCTCGACGTGTCGATCCAGGCGCAGGTCGTCAACCTCATGGACGACCTGCAGTCCGAGCTGGGCCTGACGTACGTGATCATCGCGCACGACCTCTCCGTCGTCCGCCATGTCTCGGACCGCATCGCGGTGATGTACCTCGGCAAGATCGTCGAACTCGCCGACCGCACCTCGCTGTACGAGGCGCCGATGCACCCGTACACCAAGGCCCTGATGTCGGCGGTGCCCGTCCCGGACCCCAAGCGCCGGGGCGCCAAGAGCGAGCGGATCCTGCTCAAGGGCGACGTGCCCTCGCCGATCTCGCCGCCGAGCGGCTGCCGCTTCCACACGCGGTGCTGGAAGGCGACGGAGATCTGCAAGACGGCCGAACCGCCGCTGATCCAGCTCGCCCCCGGGCGCCAAGTGGCCTGCCACCACCCGGAGAACGCCGAGGACCAGGCCCCGGACGACACCAAGCTGCTCGCGGTCGCCAGGGAGGCGATCGAGGTGGTGACGCTGGCGCGGACCGAGGCGGATGACGCCGACGACGTGTCCGAGGTGTCGGCCAAGGCGGCGGCTGAGAAGCCGGCCGAGAAGCCGGCCGCGGATTCGGTTGAGGAGCCGGCCGAGGAGTCTGCCGATACTCCCGAGGCGGCTTCCGACGCCGGTGACGACAGTGACGTCCAGCCGTCGGACGACGCGGGTGACGCGGACGGGACGGATGACGTCCAGGAGTCGTCCGGCAGTTAG
- a CDS encoding ABC transporter ATP-binding protein: MTELSKTGAAVGEPVAAGPAKPPTAFLEVRDLKVHFPTDDGLVKSVDGLSFKLEKGQTLSIVGESGSGKSVTSLAIMGLHRLGARGKNVKMSGEIWLDGKELIEAAPDDVRRLRGREMAMIFQDPLSAMHPYYTVGNQIVEAYRVHNDVNKKTARKRAVELLDRVGIPEPAKRVDSYPHEFSGGMRQRAMIAMSLANNPQLLIADEPTTALDVTVQAQILDLIRDLQKEFESAVVLITHDLGVVAEIADQVLVMYGGRCVERGPVDKIFAEPQHPYTWGLLGSMPRIDREQTERLIPVKGQPPSLINVPSGCAFHPRCPYADLPKGGITRTQRPELHEVGSDHFSACHLSTEDRTRIWTEEIAPKL; this comes from the coding sequence GTGACCGAACTGTCCAAAACCGGTGCCGCCGTGGGCGAGCCGGTGGCCGCGGGCCCGGCCAAGCCCCCGACCGCCTTCCTCGAAGTGCGCGACCTCAAGGTGCACTTCCCGACCGACGACGGCCTGGTCAAGTCCGTCGACGGGCTCAGCTTCAAGCTGGAGAAGGGCCAGACCCTGTCCATCGTGGGCGAGTCCGGGTCCGGCAAGTCCGTGACCTCGCTGGCGATCATGGGCCTGCACCGGCTCGGCGCGCGCGGCAAGAACGTGAAGATGTCCGGCGAGATCTGGCTCGACGGCAAGGAGCTGATCGAGGCCGCCCCGGACGACGTGCGCCGGCTCCGCGGCCGCGAGATGGCGATGATCTTCCAGGATCCGCTGTCCGCGATGCACCCGTACTACACGGTCGGCAACCAGATCGTAGAGGCGTACCGCGTCCACAACGACGTGAACAAGAAGACCGCGCGCAAGCGGGCCGTCGAACTGCTCGACCGCGTGGGCATCCCCGAGCCGGCCAAGCGCGTCGACAGCTACCCGCACGAGTTCTCCGGCGGTATGCGCCAGCGCGCGATGATCGCGATGTCGCTGGCGAACAACCCGCAGCTGCTCATCGCGGACGAGCCGACCACCGCCCTCGACGTCACCGTCCAGGCGCAGATCCTCGACCTGATCAGGGATCTGCAGAAGGAGTTCGAGTCCGCGGTCGTCCTCATCACCCACGACCTGGGTGTCGTCGCCGAGATCGCCGACCAGGTCCTGGTCATGTACGGCGGTCGCTGCGTCGAGCGCGGTCCCGTCGACAAGATCTTCGCCGAGCCGCAGCACCCGTACACCTGGGGCCTGCTCGGATCGATGCCGCGCATCGACCGTGAGCAGACCGAGCGGCTCATCCCCGTCAAGGGCCAGCCGCCGTCCCTGATCAATGTCCCCTCGGGCTGCGCCTTCCACCCGCGCTGCCCGTACGCGGACCTGCCCAAGGGCGGCATCACCCGCACCCAGCGGCCCGAGCTGCACGAGGTCGGCAGCGACCACTTCTCCGCCTGCCACCTCAGCACGGAGGACCGCACGCGGATCTGGACCGAAGAGATTGCGCCGAAGCTGTGA